Within the Pirellulales bacterium genome, the region AGCGCGATCGCCGTCGGACCTGCCCCCGGGGTCGCCCCGCCGGTAATGGGTGTGATCCACGCCAGCCCCGGGATCCAATCCACCAGCGGCACGTACTCGCCGAAGGGAAGCAAGTGCATCTTGTCGTACGTGCCGACGATCGCGCCGGCGCGAGTCACGCCGACGGAACTGTTGTGCATCGCGTAGCCGTAGGCGGGGGAATCGTCTTGCGGGTCGTCGTCGACGGCGGCGCCGGGGGACGCCGCGCCGCTGAGTTGCACGCGGTCGATCCCCACGAGCAGGTTGGCGTCGACGGTGCGGGCCAACTTGCTGAGATCGGCGATCGTCTGTTGCCGTTCGGCGCGGTCGACGATCTCGCGCGGAGGCGGGTTGTCGGCGTCGATCGCCGTCAGCCACTGCCGAAACATGGTCTCGGGCCAGACGATCAGGTCGAGCGGCTTGTCGGCGGCGCGGGCCTTGTGCGCCGCGGCGAGCGACAGGGCGGTCTGTTGCCGCATGACCTCGGCGTCGCGGCCTTCTTCGCCTTTCCAGTCGGCCAGCAGATCGCTCTGCACGAGCGCAATGCGGACGGTCGTCGTTTTACGTGCGACGCCGGAGATCACGGCGTCGTAGGCGGCTCCGATTGCGAACAGGCCTCCCACGACCACGGCGCCGGCGAGCCATTCCATTGTCAGTTCGGCGCGCCGCCGGGATTGCGCACGAGCGATCGAACGGGCGCGACTCGCTGCCGCGATCAGCGACGCTGCGGCGACCATCAAGAAGGTCACCGCGTATTCGCCCCCGATTCCGGCCAACGGCAACACGGCCGGGCGGCGGTATTGCGTCTGGGCGAGCGAGCCCATGAGAAACCCGGTGAGCAGATGGGCCCGGGCGAGCTCGAGCCCCGTCCAGACCACGGGCGCCGCGAGCCACAGCGGGGCCCGCACGCGGTGCACCGCGACGCGCGTCAGCGCGACGAACGTCGGCAGGTAGAGCCCCAGGTAGCTCGCCACGAACGCGAGCGCTCCCCAGTTGGCCGGATGGGGGAGCCGCAGCCAGGCGATCGTCAGCCCCCAGTACGCGACCCCGGCCAGCCAGAGGTCGAGGTACGGCCGGCGCCCCGGCAGCCGCGGAAGTGTGCAGAGCATGATCCACGCCGCGGGGCCGACCCACGCCAGCAGGCTCCATCCCACGGGCGGATGGGCGAGATACGTGACGACGGCCCCCGCGAGCCCCCACGCCAACGTGCGACGATCGACGGAAGCGGCGCCGGCCGCGGCGACAGGGGGGGTGGTCATGCCGCCCAAGCTACGCAGGGGACCGGGGTTTGGCCAGAGCGATCTGGCCGCGATTCAAACGGCGGTCAGCGTGAAGACTGTCAGCTCGGGTCGGACGTTGAACCGGATCCGGCGGAGATACCCCAATCCGCGATTGATGTACATGCGTCGGCCCGGGCCCAGGTCGTATTGGCCGGCGTAATACCGTTTGTTTCGCACGGGGACGATCGGCGGCCGGAAGAACGGAGCCTTGCACTGTCCCCCATGGGTGTGGCCTGCGAGGATCCATCCGTGGAAGTCGCGCCAAGCCACGTGGTTGGCGCCATCGGGATTGTGGCACAGCGCAATCGCCGGGGAATCGCCGTCCAGGTCGTTCAGCATTCGCTCGGGAGAGAATCTTCCCGACCACAGGTCGTCGACTCCTGCGATTTGAAGTCCCTCGATGTCGGCGACTTCGTTGCTCAGGACGCGGATCTGGCGTCGCTGGAATTCGTTGCACAACTTGTCAGCGATGCGGTGCTGGCGAAAACCGCGGCCATAGTCGTGATTGCCCATCACGGCAAAGTTGCCTAGCGGCGCTCGCGGCAAAGCGTCGATCGCCTCCAGAGCTTTCGGGATGCTCTCTTCTCCCAGACAGGTCATGAAATCGCCGGTCAACGCAATCAAATCGGGTTCCAATTCGGCGACCTGCTCCAGGACGTCGAGCAACCACCGTTGATCGACGACCGGTCCGGCATGGATGTCGCTGATCTGAACGATTCGCTTGCCAATCAGCCCTGGCGACAAGCCGGCGAGCGGCAGCGGGCGACGCACGGTCTCGACCCAGTGCGGCTCGATTCGCCACGCATAGCCAAACGAGCCGATTGCCACGGCGGTCGTCGCCTTGAGAGTACGACGTAAGAACCGCCGCCGATTCATTCGCGGGGGGGCTTGCTCTTCACAAGGTTCGGCGTCTTGGCGGGGCGAATCGTTCACTTTGACTTGCCGGCAATAGTCATCAAATCCGCTAATGGGACTGCTTCCTGACGGAATCAATTCAGCCAAGCAATGTAGCCGGGCGGCCGCAAGGCGACCAATTCGGTTTCGTACGCGTCAATCGGGGTTGCTCGGAAGGTCGCTCATTTCGTCCGCCTATGCCGAATGTGTCGATTTTCCGTGAAGGGATGCGCCGACAGTCATTCATGCGGCGAGGCAGGTTCCAGCCAACACGACGGAAAGGCGCCGTACCCGACCTATGTTTACTAAGGGCTCCTGACTCGCGGAAAGCGGTCGCTTGGCCCTGAGTTTTGCAACACCCGGCCTGCCGAGAGCGTTCCGCCATGTCTCACCCGCAACGCAAGAAAACGTTCGTCGATCCCCAGGTGCAAGGCGCGCTGGTGCATCGGTTGGTGTTTCATTGGCTGGCGTTCATCGGGATCGCCGCGGCGGTGGCGTTCTGTCTGCAAGTGCTCACGAATCCGTTCGAGCCGATCCGCAATCACGCGGCCGCGCTGTGGCGCACGCAGGGACCGTTCCTGCTGGTGCTGGTGTTCATGCTGCCGGTGTTCGTCGCCGACACGATCAAGCTGAGCCACCGCTTCGCCGGGCCGATTTACCGGTTGCGGCAGACGATCCGCGAACTGGCCCACGGGGCCGAGTACCAGCCGCTGCGATTTCGCGACTACGACTTCTGGCAAGGCCTGGCGGGCGACTTCAATACGATGGTCGAACGCCTGCGCGGGTCGAACGATTCGCAGCCCGAGAAATTGGAACCGCAGGACGCGGTTGAGGCGAACTGAGCGGCGTGGAATATGCGGCGCTGCGGCTGCGGCGTTGCCGGCGAGCTGGGAGCTCGCGGCTCTTTGCGCCGACAAGCTTGTTGCTCGGTTGAGCTTGCGATTGATTCTTGGCGCTGGCTTTACACGTTCAGCCGCGGGCTCCCAAGCCTGCCGGCAAAGCGGTGAAGCGGTCGGCACGCCGCGAGCGCCAGCAAGCACGCGACCAGCGTCGCTGACGCGGGTTCCGGCGTCGCGGCAACCCCCGATCCCGGTTGATAGTTGCGCTGCCACGTCAGAAAGTCGGCCCCGTCGTAGCCGCCCGATTGCCCGAAGCCCGACGCCCACACGGCTAGGTCCGCCGAATTGACGACGCCGTTGTTGTTGAAGTCGCCGGGGAGTCCGAGGGCGGTCAGCGTGAGGGCGGTGTCGCCGTAGTCGAGGTTCCACTGGACCCCCGCGGGGAGCAGCACGTCGGCGAAGGCGCCGCCGCTCGACTCGTAGGTCGCCAGCGTGAAGACGGTCCCCGCCGCGGGGATGAAGTCCGCGATCAGGTTGACGCTGAGCGTGCCGTTCCAAGCCGCGTCTCCCTCGACGACCAATTGCCCGTAGCTCGCGCCGGGGTTCGCTCCCAGCAGGTTGAACTCGAGCGCGGCATTGGCGCCGTTGGAAAAACGTCCGTGGATTTCGAGCGTGCCGAAGGAATTGGCATTTCCGACCACGACGGTCCCGGCGACGTTCTCGACCTGTCCCGGGATCGGCCCGCTGCCGGTGCGGATGACTCCCTGGCCGCGGAGCACGGCGTTCTGCCGGAGCTCGACGTACTGGGCGTCGAGCGTGCCGCCGTCGAGATCGACGGCGCCGTGCGCCTCGATCGAGACGCCGGAGAAAGTGGTCAGCGAGGCCCCGCCGGGGATAGCGACAGTCATGGTCTGCGTCGCTGCGGGGCCGGAGACGTTCGCCTCCCACGCCACGGCATCCCCGGATACGACCGCCCGCTGGTGGCCGCCGGAAACGTGCCGGACATTGGCGATCCCGAGCAGGTTCGGCACGACGGCGCCGCTCCAACTGGCGGCGCTCGACCAGGAGGCTTCGGCGGCGGCGGTGTTCCAGTCGCGGTTCGTCGTGACCGGATTGCTGATGTAGACGCCGGCGCTCGGGCCGCCGCCCCCCAGCGAGGGATTGGGATCAATCACGATGTCGCGTCCCGCGAACACGTTCGTGCCGACGATCCCGGGAACGATGTTGCCCGGGTTCGCGGGGTTGGTGACGTCGAGAACCAGGATTGGCACGTTCGACAGCGTGACGCTTCCCCCCGTGGCCAGCACCGTGAACTGATCGATGAAGTACCCCGGCACCCCTTCCGAGGCCCCGCCCGAGCCGACGATCTGGATCGTGAAATCGGGCGTGTCGAGCTGCACGTCGATTCCCAGTTGCAGCGCGGTCAGTTCGGAGAGGACCGTGACGCTGGCGCCCGTGTCGAAAAAGAACTGCTGATTGTTCAGGTTCACGCCGTTGTTCGACGCGTTCACGTTGAGAAAGTGACCGCCCTGGACGAGCGTCGGGTTCGACGGGTCTTCCCACGGGCGGTTTAGGTCGAAGTTGCCGATATTGGGAAACATGACAGGGGTCGAAGGGCCTGCTCCCAGCAGGCTCATCGGGGCCTTGCGGGAGAGTCCCTGTTGATCGCCGGTCCCCAGCGGCAGAAAGTCGATCGCGGGCGTCCGCACCGTCTTGCCGTCGAGCTCGAACACCTGCGGCAAGCTATTGCGAATGCGGGTCGCGTACTGGCTGGCGAACGACAGACCCAGGATGTTCGGCAAGGCCGACTCGGCTGGCAGCGTGACAATCGAGGTGTTCGTCTGCCCCAGGAACGCCGACGTGTTCATGCTGAGCGAGGCGCCGGCGCCAGTGCGAGCTTGCAGCCCTGCGGCATACAGCCCCAGCGGATCGCCGACCGACGCCTGCAAGAACCCCGTGGCGCCGCCGATCGTGATCGTCTCGGTGCCGCGGAAACCGTCGGTGTTGCCGGGATATGGCCCGTCGATGTTGAAGGCCGCGTCGGCCGCGGCGGTGATCAGCGAGGTCGCCGCCCCCGTGTCGAGCAGCGCGACTTCGAAGTAGTGGCTGCCGGTGTGGCTCACCGGCGACCCGCCCAAGGAAGTCGAAGGATAGGGGAAAAAGTCGATATCGTTGACGAACTCGTTGGTCAGCGTAATCCCCACCAGCGGCAGGAATCCGTCGATGGGGACCCCGGCGGCGCGCGCCGGGATCGCGCACGTCAAAATCGTCGTCGCGACGAGGAGCGCCAGGCACTTGGCCGCGCGGGCTCGCAGGGGTCGAGTTCGAGCGTTCGTCACCGCCAACCTCCGCGCTTGTCGCTGGCCGCGCAAGCGTGTCGGCGAATCGTTCCGCGCGCAGTCGCGGCGTTCGCCTGTGGGAACAGCTAACCAGAAAGGGGGAACCGCGGTCGCGCCTCGGGGTGCGAGGTCGCGCCGCCTCCGTCCCCGGAAGCGTCCCGGATGAGATTGCCCCTCTCTGCCAGGTGCGCCGCGGCCGGATCGTCCAGCCGCTTTCAGAGTACGTGGGGGGAATAGGGGCGTCAAGCAAAGGGGGGAGCGGCGAACATCCGCAAACGGACGGCAACGCGGTCCCGCTAGGGCCGGCTCTTTCCCCGCTTGCTTCCTGGCGATTTCCTGATTTACCGCTTTCCCGTCCGCCCGTCGACCGTGGGCCGGCCGATGCTGTGGTAGCAGTACCCGCGGCGTTTCATCCGCTCCGGCTCGTACAGGTTGCGGCCGTCGAACACGATCGGCTGCTTCATGACTTGGTATAACTCGGCGAAGTCGGGGGAATGGTAGTCCTTCCACTCGGTCATGATCGCCAGGGCGTCGGCCCCGGCGGCGGCATCCATGCGGCGTTGGCAGTAGGCGAGTCGCTCGCCGTACTTGGCCCGCACGTTGGGAACCGCCTCGGGGTCGTGGACCCGCACGACGGCGCCCTTCTCGAGCAGCCAGTCGATGAGCACCAGAGCCGGGGCCTCGCGGATGTCGTCCGTGCGGGGCTTGAACGCCAGTCCCCAGACGCCGACGGTCTTGCCCGCCAGGTCGCCGCCGAAGTGGGCGTCGATCTTGTCGGCGATCACCGATTTCTGCCGTTCGTTCACCGCGTCGACGGCCCGCAGGATCGCCGGATCGACTCCGTGCTGGAGGGCCATCGCCTCGAGCGCCCGGACGTCCTTGGGAAAGCAGCTGCCCCCGTAGCCCGCGCCGGGAAAGAGAAAGGCGAACCCGATGCGGCTGTCGTGGCCGATGCCGCGCCGCACGTCGTTGATGTCGCCCCCCATCCGTTCGCACAGGTTGGCCATCTCGTTGATGAAGCTGATTTTGGTCGAGAGCAGCGCGTTGGCGACGTACTTGGTCATCTCCGCGCTTTCGGGGCTCATCACGATGAACGGATGCTCGGTCCGCAGAAACGGCTGGTAGAGCTGGTTCAGGGCGTCGGCCACCTCGGGACGACGCACGCCGACGACCACCCGGTCGGGCTTCATGAAGTCGTCGATCGCGGCGCCCTCTTTGAGGAACTCGGGATTCGAAGCGACGTCGCATTCGCGGCCAGTGAACTCGCGCAACATGGCGAAGATCCGGGCGTTCGTGCCGACCGGCACGGTGCTCTTGGTGACGACGATCGCGTCGTCGCGCAGGTGGGGGGCGATCGATTCGACCACGCTCCACATCGCCGACAGGTTCGCGGCCCCGTCGGCGCCCTGGGGCGTGCCGACCGCCAGGTAAATGATCTCGGCCGGCTTCACGGCTGCGGCGAGATCGGTCGTGAAGAACAGCCGCTGCGAGTCGACGTTGTGGAGGACCAACTCGCTCAAGCCCGGTTCGTAGATGGGGATCACGCCGCGATTGAGGCCGTCGATCTTCGCCTGGTCGATGTCGACGCAGGTGACGTCGTTGCCGCTGTCGGCGAAGCAGGTTCCCGTGACGAGGCCCACGTAACCTGTGCCGATGACTGCGATCTTCATAACGAGAACGTCCTGAATGCGAACCGAAACCCGCGACGGGTCGGCGGCCGGGGGGGAGGCGGGGCGGGTCGGCCGGCGAAGGGAGGAAAAACTACAGCATAATCCCCGCTCCTCTCCCCGCAACTAAGCGACCGGGGAGAGCAATGATGCCGTTTGTGCCGACAAAACGGCGGCTGGGATCGCAGCGCAGCTGCCCAAGGCGCAAGGCCAAGGGCGTCAATTTCCAGCGGCGCGTCAATCGAGCGATTCTGCCCGGACCTTGTCGGCCTGGGCCTCTTGGGCGGATTGCAGTTTGGCCCGGAGTTCGGGACGCGAGCCGGCGAGGATTCGCACGGCCAACAGCCCTGCGTTGCGGGCGCCTGCAGCGCCGATCGCCAAGGTTCCCACCGGCACGCCGCCGGGCATTTGCACGATCGACAGCAGCGAGTCGAGCCCGCTCAGCGACTTGCTCTGCACCGGCACGCCGAGCACGGGGAGCACGGTGAGCGAGGCGACCATCCCCGGCAAATGGGCCGCCCCCCCTGCCCCGGCGATGATCACCTCCAACCCGCGCGCGGCAGCGGTCGTCGCGTACTCGACCATCCACTGCGGCGTTCGATGGGCCGAGACGATCTTGCACTCGTGCGCGACGCCGAATTCGGCGAGCGCCTCGGCCGCGGCGCGCATCGTCTCCCAGTCGCTGCGACTGCCCATGATGACGCCGACCAGTGGCATGGCGCGGAAGAGGCGGACGGGTGAAGGCGAAAAAGGTCAATCGGCCGGCGGGGGGGGCGCAAATCTAGTGTGACCGGCCGGCTGAAGCACGTCAACGCACGAGGCCTTAGCGGCCCCAGCCGATCGGTTGTCTTGGTTCCCCTGCAATAGTTCACGACTTGCGGACAGCGCCGGGGGCCGAAGCCTGCTCCTGGAAGGGATGTCCGCACCAGGGACGAAGATCGCGCCGAAATCGGTCGGTCGCCGACCACGGCGGCGGATCAGGGCGCCGGCGCTCAACCTGGGGCAGCGCGGTTGTTGTCTGATTGCCGGACTCCTTCGCGTCACGCTCTCCAAATCGCAAGAATTGCCTAGTCGCGATCGGCGAGTGTGAAGCGATCAACCTCGTCGTCTCTTTCGCGACACGTTCGACAAGGTTGTCCTGCAGCGTGATCTCAACCAACGCCGCCGGCGCCGATTCCGCCGTCTGAGCGACGCCAGGACAGCCGAAGTCGACCTGGGCTTCGCTGGGCGAGTGCGCCGGGGGCGAGCCGGTCTTGGTTGGTGCAGTCGCGTCCCGGTCTCCATGGCAACGCGGGCATACGGGGCCGTCGCATCGCTGGCGCTGCTCGACATCGACGCCCCTAGAGAGTCCCGCGGGTCCGACCGTTGCCGTCGCACCGGGACAAACTGGCATGTTGCGCATCGCCGAGCCCCTCCAATCGCCCGCCCGTCGGCAATCTCCGCCGAGATGCGTGCCGGCTGCCGGCCGGAAGCCGTTGCCCGCCGCAGGCGAGCGGCTCAAGCTCTCTCAAGCCGGATCTGCGCCGGCCTGCTCTGCTCCGCGTGCGCGTCGAGACGACGGAACTTGGTGCGATCACCCTCGCTCGCGCGAGACCGCTCTCTTGCAGACCGGCGGCCGGCGGTTGATACTGGTTTCCGTTGCGCATTCCGGCCCGTTCCTTCTCCTCCGCTGCGTGCGGCGGCGCCGCCGATGGTCCCTTCCGACGACGATCTCGCCTCGATCCGGGACGCCCTTGCGGCCTCGCCGACCAACGTGCCGTTGCACAAGTTTCTCGCCGACAGCCTGCTCAAGGCGGGCCGCTTCGAGGACGCGGTCGAGGCATATCGCGCGGCGCTGGCCGTGGCGCCCAACCATCAGGCGTTCAAGCTGGGGCTGGCCAACGCCTACTTTCAGGTCGAAAAACTGTCGGCCGCGCTGGTGATCGTCGAGTCGCTGCTCGAGGCCGAGGATCCGGCGGCGGCGGCGTACGTGCTGCATGCTCGATTGTTGTTGCGCGCGGGCGAGCCGCAGCGGGCCGCCTATCAGTACCGGCAGGCGCTCGAACTCGACCCGGAGGCCGTCGACCAGGAACTCGCCGAGACGCTCGGCGTCGCTCCGCCCGGGGCCGAGGCGGACGACGAGGTCGTCGACGGACGAATCCGCCAGCGCGCCGGAGATCTGCCGGGCGACGCCGGGTTCGACCTCGAGCGCCCGCGAATCGGCTTCGCCGAGGTCGGCGGCATGGACGCGGTCAAGGACGAGATTCGCATGAAGATCATCCTGCCGCTGACCCAACCCGAGCTGTTCAAGGCCTACGGAAAGTCGGTCGGCGGCGGGATTCTCATGTACGGTCCCCCGGGCTGCGGGAAGACGTACCTGGCTCGGGCGACGGCCGGCGAAGTTCAGGCTGGGTTTCTCGCCGTCGGCATCAGCGACGTTCTCGACATGTGGATCGGCCAAAGCGAGAAGAATCTCCATGAGCTGTTCGAGCAGGCACGACGCAATCGGCCGTGCGTCGTGTTCTTCGACGAGGTCGATGCCCTCGGCGCCAGTCGCAGCGACATGCGGCAAACGGCCGGACGCCATCTCATCAATCAGTTTCTCGCCGAACTCGACGGGGTGCAGGCGTCGAACGAAGGCGTGCTGATCCTCGCCGCCACCAACGCGCCGTGGCACCTCGATACGGCGTTTCGTCGGCCGGGGCGGTTCGATCGGATCGTGTTCGTGCCTCCCCCCGACGCGGCCGCCCGGACGGCGATCTTGAAACTGATGCTGGCCGGCAAGCCGTCCGACGGCGTCGACTTCGCCAAGGTCGGCGTTAAGACCGAGGGGTTCTCGGGCGCCGACTTGCGGGCGGTCGTCGACGGGGCCGTCGAGACGAAACTCCGCGACGCCATGCGCAGCGGCCGGCTGGAGCCGGTGCGAACGAAGGATCTCCTGGTCGCCGCCGGAACGGTCAAGCCCTCGACCCGAGAGTGGTTCGCCACGGCTCGCAATTACGCGCTCTACTCGAATCAGGGCGGGGCCTACGACGACATCTTGAAGTATCTGAAGCTCGCGTGAGGGCGCGTGCTCGGCAGGCCGGCGGCATCCGCCGAGACGCCGACCCGGACGACCGTGGCAGGAATTGGCATGCGACCTCGGAGAGCCCGCTCATGACCCCTCACTTTCAACGCGGCACTCTGCTCGCGCAACAATCGCGTTGGCTCGACGCGGCCCGTGAGTTGAAAAAGCATCTCGCCGAGCAGCCGGCCGACCCCGCTGCGCTCGGACTGTTCGCGCTCTGTCTCGTGCAAATTGACAAATTCGACGAGGCGGAAGCTGCCGTGCGCCGGGCCGTTGCACGGGCCCCCGACGAGCCCGACAGTCATTACTATCACGCGATCGTCTTGCGGCGTCGGGGGCGTTTCCGGGAGGCCG harbors:
- the lnt gene encoding apolipoprotein N-acyltransferase → MTTPPVAAAGAASVDRRTLAWGLAGAVVTYLAHPPVGWSLLAWVGPAAWIMLCTLPRLPGRRPYLDLWLAGVAYWGLTIAWLRLPHPANWGALAFVASYLGLYLPTFVALTRVAVHRVRAPLWLAAPVVWTGLELARAHLLTGFLMGSLAQTQYRRPAVLPLAGIGGEYAVTFLMVAAASLIAAASRARSIARAQSRRRAELTMEWLAGAVVVGGLFAIGAAYDAVISGVARKTTTVRIALVQSDLLADWKGEEGRDAEVMRQQTALSLAAAHKARAADKPLDLIVWPETMFRQWLTAIDADNPPPREIVDRAERQQTIADLSKLARTVDANLLVGIDRVQLSGAASPGAAVDDDPQDDSPAYGYAMHNSSVGVTRAGAIVGTYDKMHLLPFGEYVPLVDWIPGLAWITPITGGATPGAGPTAIALPALADPERIVRYAPNICYETALPHLVRRQLHELAERGDSPDVLVNLTNDAWYWGSAELDMHLAAGVLRAVETRTPLVIAANRGLSAHIDDAGRIVAVTERDRADVLVADVPIFASGARAPTVYVRTGDWLSGACLVCCIVLAVVAGWRQRT
- the purE gene encoding 5-(carboxyamino)imidazole ribonucleotide mutase — encoded protein: MGSRSDWETMRAAAEALAEFGVAHECKIVSAHRTPQWMVEYATTAAARGLEVIIAGAGGAAHLPGMVASLTVLPVLGVPVQSKSLSGLDSLLSIVQMPGGVPVGTLAIGAAGARNAGLLAVRILAGSRPELRAKLQSAQEAQADKVRAESLD
- a CDS encoding UDP-glucose/GDP-mannose dehydrogenase family protein — its product is MKIAVIGTGYVGLVTGTCFADSGNDVTCVDIDQAKIDGLNRGVIPIYEPGLSELVLHNVDSQRLFFTTDLAAAVKPAEIIYLAVGTPQGADGAANLSAMWSVVESIAPHLRDDAIVVTKSTVPVGTNARIFAMLREFTGRECDVASNPEFLKEGAAIDDFMKPDRVVVGVRRPEVADALNQLYQPFLRTEHPFIVMSPESAEMTKYVANALLSTKISFINEMANLCERMGGDINDVRRGIGHDSRIGFAFLFPGAGYGGSCFPKDVRALEAMALQHGVDPAILRAVDAVNERQKSVIADKIDAHFGGDLAGKTVGVWGLAFKPRTDDIREAPALVLIDWLLEKGAVVRVHDPEAVPNVRAKYGERLAYCQRRMDAAAGADALAIMTEWKDYHSPDFAELYQVMKQPIVFDGRNLYEPERMKRRGYCYHSIGRPTVDGRTGKR
- a CDS encoding retropepsin-like domain-containing protein, producing the protein MTNARTRPLRARAAKCLALLVATTILTCAIPARAAGVPIDGFLPLVGITLTNEFVNDIDFFPYPSTSLGGSPVSHTGSHYFEVALLDTGAATSLITAAADAAFNIDGPYPGNTDGFRGTETITIGGATGFLQASVGDPLGLYAAGLQARTGAGASLSMNTSAFLGQTNTSIVTLPAESALPNILGLSFASQYATRIRNSLPQVFELDGKTVRTPAIDFLPLGTGDQQGLSRKAPMSLLGAGPSTPVMFPNIGNFDLNRPWEDPSNPTLVQGGHFLNVNASNNGVNLNNQQFFFDTGASVTVLSELTALQLGIDVQLDTPDFTIQIVGSGGASEGVPGYFIDQFTVLATGGSVTLSNVPILVLDVTNPANPGNIVPGIVGTNVFAGRDIVIDPNPSLGGGGPSAGVYISNPVTTNRDWNTAAAEASWSSAASWSGAVVPNLLGIANVRHVSGGHQRAVVSGDAVAWEANVSGPAATQTMTVAIPGGASLTTFSGVSIEAHGAVDLDGGTLDAQYVELRQNAVLRGQGVIRTGSGPIPGQVENVAGTVVVGNANSFGTLEIHGRFSNGANAALEFNLLGANPGASYGQLVVEGDAAWNGTLSVNLIADFIPAAGTVFTLATYESSGGAFADVLLPAGVQWNLDYGDTALTLTALGLPGDFNNNGVVNSADLAVWASGFGQSGGYDGADFLTWQRNYQPGSGVAATPEPASATLVACLLALAACRPLHRFAGRLGSPRLNV
- a CDS encoding metallophosphoesterase — encoded protein: MAIGSFGYAWRIEPHWVETVRRPLPLAGLSPGLIGKRIVQISDIHAGPVVDQRWLLDVLEQVAELEPDLIALTGDFMTCLGEESIPKALEAIDALPRAPLGNFAVMGNHDYGRGFRQHRIADKLCNEFQRRQIRVLSNEVADIEGLQIAGVDDLWSGRFSPERMLNDLDGDSPAIALCHNPDGANHVAWRDFHGWILAGHTHGGQCKAPFFRPPIVPVRNKRYYAGQYDLGPGRRMYINRGLGYLRRIRFNVRPELTVFTLTAV
- a CDS encoding AAA family ATPase, with product MVPSDDDLASIRDALAASPTNVPLHKFLADSLLKAGRFEDAVEAYRAALAVAPNHQAFKLGLANAYFQVEKLSAALVIVESLLEAEDPAAAAYVLHARLLLRAGEPQRAAYQYRQALELDPEAVDQELAETLGVAPPGAEADDEVVDGRIRQRAGDLPGDAGFDLERPRIGFAEVGGMDAVKDEIRMKIILPLTQPELFKAYGKSVGGGILMYGPPGCGKTYLARATAGEVQAGFLAVGISDVLDMWIGQSEKNLHELFEQARRNRPCVVFFDEVDALGASRSDMRQTAGRHLINQFLAELDGVQASNEGVLILAATNAPWHLDTAFRRPGRFDRIVFVPPPDAAARTAILKLMLAGKPSDGVDFAKVGVKTEGFSGADLRAVVDGAVETKLRDAMRSGRLEPVRTKDLLVAAGTVKPSTREWFATARNYALYSNQGGAYDDILKYLKLA